One Rosa chinensis cultivar Old Blush chromosome 5, RchiOBHm-V2, whole genome shotgun sequence genomic region harbors:
- the LOC112165808 gene encoding 50S ribosomal protein L24, chloroplastic has translation MTMAAMAALQSSMTSLSLCSNSFLGQRLSPLTIYPVPGKLTSKPCLIVVKLKQWERKECKPNSLPILHKMHVKVGDTVKIISGHEKGKTGEITKIFKHNSTVIVKDINLKTKHMKSREEGEPGQIIKVEGAIHSSNVMLYSKEKNVASRVGHKILENGQRVRYLIKTGEIIDNAENWKKLKEEKKKLK, from the exons ATGACAATGGCAGCCATGGCTGCACTCCAGAGCTCGATGACCTCCCTTTCTCTCTGCTCTAACTCCTTCCTGGGCCAACGCCTCTCACCCCTCACTATTTATCCTGTTCCG GGTAAGTTAACATCAAAGCCTTGTCTGATTGTAGTGAAG TTGAAGCAATGGGAGCGGAAGGAATGCAAGCCAAACAGTCTTCCAATTTTACACAAAATGCATGTTAAGGTTGGAGATACAGTGAAAATCATATCTGGACATGAAAAGGGTAAAACTGGAGAGATAACAAAGATCTTTAAGCACAATAGTACTGTGATAGTTAAAGACATAAATTTGAAGACAAAGCATATGAAGAGCAGAGAAGAGGGTGAACCAGGACAGATTATTAAG GTAGAAGGAGCTATCCACAGCTCAAATGTGATGCTTTACTCGAAAGAAAAGAACGTAGCAAGTCGTGTGGGTCATAAGATCCTGGAAAATGGACAACGAGTTCGCTACCTCATTAAAACTGGTGAGATAATAGACAATGCAGAGAACTGGAAGAagctgaaagaagaaaaaaaaaaactgaagtaG